In a genomic window of Aggregatimonas sangjinii:
- a CDS encoding CNNM domain-containing protein, with translation MGLLLFYALISIFFSFLCSILEAVLLSINPTFINIKKKEGKGYARTLETLKKDVDQPLIAILTLNTVAHTVGAILVGVQAKVAYAQLYGNTTRSVFGIEFTEDLMVGVVSTLMTLLILIASEIIPKTIGATYWRQLSNFTAKALKIMVLVLKYTGILWLLQLFTKLVGGKGHHGSVLSREDFTAMADIAQEDGVFEKSESTIIKNLLRFDEVLVKDIMTPRTVMKIARESRSIQEYYDDNPKMRFSRIPVFSEKEDHITGFVLKDHILEELVRGNGKTPLSEIKRELLVTKRSTPIPQLFDLLIAKREHIALVIDEYGSVSGLVTMEDIIETLLGLEIIDESDHVADLQQLARKNWETRAKDSGIIEETKDTSIIEESKKPR, from the coding sequence ATGGGATTACTATTATTTTACGCCCTTATTTCTATCTTTTTTTCCTTTTTATGTTCCATCCTTGAGGCCGTGCTGTTGAGTATCAACCCGACATTCATCAATATCAAAAAGAAGGAAGGCAAAGGGTACGCCAGAACATTGGAAACACTGAAAAAAGATGTAGACCAACCCCTTATCGCCATCTTGACCCTCAATACCGTGGCACATACGGTCGGGGCTATTTTGGTAGGGGTACAGGCTAAAGTGGCCTATGCACAACTGTACGGGAACACTACACGGAGTGTTTTTGGCATCGAATTTACCGAAGACCTTATGGTTGGGGTTGTTTCAACCTTAATGACCCTTCTTATTCTGATCGCATCCGAAATCATCCCAAAGACCATTGGGGCTACCTATTGGCGACAACTATCGAATTTTACGGCAAAAGCGCTTAAAATAATGGTGCTCGTCCTAAAATATACCGGAATATTATGGCTGTTGCAGTTGTTCACAAAACTTGTGGGCGGCAAAGGCCACCATGGCAGTGTGCTCAGCCGTGAAGATTTTACCGCCATGGCCGATATCGCGCAGGAAGATGGTGTTTTTGAGAAATCGGAATCTACCATCATCAAAAATTTATTGCGTTTTGACGAGGTTTTGGTCAAAGATATCATGACCCCGAGAACGGTAATGAAAATAGCCCGGGAAAGCCGGAGCATTCAAGAATACTATGACGATAATCCTAAAATGCGCTTTTCCCGGATTCCGGTATTTAGCGAAAAGGAAGACCATATTACAGGCTTCGTGCTAAAAGACCATATTCTAGAGGAGCTTGTACGGGGGAATGGGAAAACCCCGTTGTCAGAAATAAAACGGGAACTCCTGGTGACCAAAAGGAGTACGCCTATTCCGCAATTATTCGATTTGTTGATTGCCAAACGGGAACACATCGCCCTGGTCATTGACGAATACGGTTCGGTAAGCGGTTTGGTCACAATGGAAGACATTATCGAGACGCTCCTAGGGCTGGAAATTATCGACGAGAGCGACCACGTAGCCGATTTACAGCAATTGGCCCGTAAAAACTGGGAAACCCGTGCCAAGGACTCCGGCATTATCGAAGAAACCAAGGACACCAGTATTATCGAAGAAAGCAAAAAACCGCGCTAA
- a CDS encoding methylated-DNA--[protein]-cysteine S-methyltransferase → MEAVFMKTPLGMAKLEGDADGLASITVLDDDAAAITPIIPEVLEDAVYQLREYFEGNRQTFDLELNPNGTDFQKKVWEALLDIPFGKTSSYMQLSKTLGDPKAIRAVAAANGKNPLWIVVPCHRVIGSDGSLTGYAGGLHRKKWLLEHESPAKQQSLF, encoded by the coding sequence ATGGAAGCCGTTTTTATGAAAACTCCCTTGGGGATGGCAAAGCTGGAAGGCGATGCCGATGGTCTAGCCTCCATTACCGTGTTGGACGACGATGCGGCCGCCATAACCCCGATTATTCCCGAGGTATTGGAAGATGCAGTCTATCAGCTTAGGGAATATTTCGAAGGCAATCGCCAGACCTTTGACCTTGAACTGAACCCAAACGGAACCGATTTTCAAAAAAAAGTATGGGAGGCATTGTTGGACATCCCTTTTGGGAAAACCAGTTCCTATATGCAATTATCCAAAACCCTTGGTGATCCGAAAGCGATTCGCGCGGTTGCCGCCGCTAACGGAAAGAATCCCCTGTGGATTGTCGTACCTTGCCATAGGGTCATAGGCAGCGATGGTTCCCTTACCGGTTATGCCGGCGGCCTACACCGTAAAAAATGGCTCTTAGAGCATGAAAGCCCGGCCAAACAACAATCGCTTTTTTGA
- a CDS encoding DUF4153 domain-containing protein, which translates to MRLFSLSEITGKAQNAIKRFPVTLVWAICGTLFCIVVVNDGSRDLFDDYSAVFLTLVLGISWLIGMQFLLEQTARPKKWIWLKAVILLLLFAFYWHLPDSFRIENEPEYLLRFFLYGIAGHLFVLFAPFLFNWNKEAYWNYLKSIGTAILRSGFFSGVLFLGLVLALVAIDALFDAKIDGKRYGQLFIFCLGIVNTWIYLSDFPKSIQQDTTIIFNKALEVFVKYILIPLVLLYLAILYAYGGKILLEWELPKGWVSYLVTALALLGFVVQIIINPVQKTMKSWTIRVFHPFFYILLLPLVALLFVAIYRRVSDYGITENRYFVIVLAFWILGMALYLLLAKNRRLILLPFSLFLIALLTSFGYWSAVSVSLRSQFGQFQNVLESVKANENVSSPEQHEQLRSILEYMYNRRALSKLDPITNMAMEETFVDTTDGKLYGYRWFNTRRVLDSLGISIDPEALNPDGEYGIPYNYFDNEYAMEQSYRIGDFDYFMPLQLNRYTEKTISLGSISAQYDNSRNTLIFIESIDSTEVFELSLREKLLELTKFNSQLPKEAYDQLTLNFKNERILGKLIFKDLSYNIKNDSISLDHSRAYLFLKLR; encoded by the coding sequence ATGCGTTTATTTTCCCTTTCAGAAATCACCGGTAAGGCACAGAATGCGATCAAGCGTTTTCCCGTAACGCTCGTTTGGGCCATTTGTGGAACCCTTTTCTGCATTGTGGTAGTCAATGATGGATCACGAGATCTCTTCGATGATTATTCTGCGGTATTCCTCACCTTGGTATTGGGCATCAGCTGGTTGATCGGCATGCAGTTTTTATTGGAGCAAACGGCACGACCCAAAAAATGGATTTGGCTCAAAGCCGTCATTCTTTTGTTGTTGTTCGCATTTTATTGGCACCTGCCCGACAGTTTCCGAATTGAAAACGAGCCGGAGTATCTCCTGCGATTTTTCCTCTATGGTATCGCCGGTCACCTTTTCGTTTTGTTCGCGCCTTTTCTCTTCAACTGGAATAAGGAAGCGTATTGGAACTACCTCAAATCAATCGGAACGGCCATTCTCAGAAGTGGTTTTTTTTCCGGGGTATTGTTTTTAGGCTTGGTTTTAGCACTGGTGGCCATTGATGCCTTGTTCGATGCTAAAATCGATGGCAAACGCTATGGACAACTGTTTATATTCTGTTTGGGCATTGTGAATACATGGATTTACCTCTCCGATTTTCCGAAGAGTATACAACAAGACACGACCATCATCTTTAACAAGGCCTTGGAGGTATTCGTAAAATACATTCTTATTCCGTTGGTGCTGCTCTACTTGGCCATCCTGTACGCTTACGGGGGTAAGATACTCCTTGAATGGGAGTTGCCGAAGGGCTGGGTCTCCTACTTGGTTACGGCCTTGGCCTTATTAGGCTTTGTGGTTCAAATCATTATCAATCCTGTACAAAAGACCATGAAATCGTGGACGATACGCGTCTTTCATCCATTTTTCTACATTTTGCTACTCCCTTTAGTAGCTCTTTTGTTTGTGGCGATTTATAGAAGAGTTTCCGATTACGGAATAACCGAAAATCGCTATTTCGTTATCGTCTTGGCATTCTGGATTCTTGGTATGGCCCTTTACCTGTTGTTGGCGAAAAATCGGCGCCTGATCCTGCTACCCTTCTCACTTTTCTTAATCGCCCTACTAACTTCATTTGGATATTGGAGTGCGGTTAGCGTATCGCTGCGAAGTCAATTCGGGCAATTCCAAAACGTATTGGAAAGCGTGAAGGCAAATGAAAATGTTTCTTCACCGGAACAGCATGAGCAACTACGGTCTATTTTGGAGTATATGTACAACCGACGTGCGCTATCCAAGCTCGACCCGATTACCAATATGGCTATGGAAGAGACATTCGTTGACACCACCGATGGAAAGTTATACGGATACCGTTGGTTTAATACACGGCGTGTTCTGGATTCTTTAGGGATATCCATCGATCCGGAAGCCCTAAATCCTGATGGCGAATATGGCATACCATATAACTATTTCGATAATGAATACGCCATGGAACAGAGTTATCGTATCGGTGATTTTGATTACTTTATGCCCCTGCAACTGAACCGGTACACCGAAAAAACGATATCGTTAGGTAGCATTTCCGCCCAATATGACAATAGCAGGAATACCCTTATTTTTATCGAAAGCATCGACTCTACCGAAGTATTTGAGCTATCCTTGAGGGAAAAATTGTTGGAATTGACGAAATTCAACTCCCAACTTCCAAAAGAGGCTTATGACCAATTGACCCTAAATTTCAAAAATGAACGTATCTTAGGGAAACTGATCTTCAAAGATTTGAGCTATAACATCAAAAATGATTCGATATCCTTGGACCATTCGAGAGCCTATCTGTTTTTAAAGCTACGTTAG
- a CDS encoding 3'-5' exonuclease produces the protein MLDRVNLEHILFLDIETVPEKSSFTELDDDKKELWAQKSKYQRKDEFTAEEFYERAGIWAEFGKIICISVGYFKFQGDIRSFRTTTFHGEETKLLKEFKNLLITHFSSTKHLLCGHNAKEFDFPYIARRMIIQGIELPYKLNLFGKKPWEIPHLDTMELWKFGDYKHFTSLKLLANILGIPSPKQDIDGSMVRQVYYEENDLDRIITYCELDVVTTAQVFLRLRNDELLIDSEVKSV, from the coding sequence ATGCTAGACCGCGTCAACCTGGAACATATCTTGTTCCTCGACATTGAAACCGTTCCCGAGAAATCGTCTTTTACCGAACTTGATGACGATAAAAAGGAGCTTTGGGCCCAAAAATCGAAATACCAACGGAAAGATGAATTTACGGCCGAGGAATTTTACGAGCGTGCGGGCATTTGGGCGGAGTTCGGAAAAATCATTTGTATCTCGGTCGGCTATTTCAAGTTTCAAGGTGATATACGCAGCTTCAGGACCACCACCTTTCACGGCGAAGAAACAAAACTCCTCAAAGAATTCAAAAATCTGTTGATTACCCATTTCAGTAGTACCAAACACCTGTTGTGTGGCCATAATGCCAAGGAATTCGATTTTCCCTATATCGCTAGGCGTATGATCATTCAGGGTATCGAACTGCCTTACAAGCTTAATCTATTTGGCAAAAAGCCTTGGGAGATTCCGCATCTCGATACGATGGAATTATGGAAATTCGGGGACTACAAACACTTTACCTCCTTAAAGCTATTGGCAAATATTCTAGGAATCCCCTCACCCAAACAGGATATTGACGGGAGCATGGTACGGCAGGTGTATTACGAGGAAAACGATTTGGACCGTATCATCACCTATTGCGAATTGGATGTCGTCACCACGGCCCAGGTTTTCCTACGGTTACGGAACGATGAATTACTGATCGATAGCGAAGTAAAAAGCGTATAG
- a CDS encoding endonuclease/exonuclease/phosphatase family protein gives MLFSFFKRKPKDNLYTIAFYNLENLFDTKNDPNKLDQDFTPDGFKKWSMKRYKRKLYKLAKTISEVGNKSATTPPVIIGIAEVENDGVIEDLIGAEPLRDIDYGYVHYDSPDERGIDTALLYHKEYFSVLHSEPITLYVNNPDGVRDTTRDILYVHGTLNKEEVHIFVNHWPSRRDGEMETDYKRIKAAQTISEFMQQLETRYEIPNYIVLGDFNDDPQSESIQHLVNGRDLYNPMEKLHIPVQRGSANYQKSWSLFDQIMVSHSFLNHEKGTHSFAHANIFDEKFLMEFKGKYKGTPYRTYAGRKYIGGYSDHFPVYIQLKFNT, from the coding sequence ATGCTATTTTCATTCTTTAAGAGAAAACCAAAGGACAATTTGTATACGATTGCTTTTTACAATCTCGAAAATCTTTTCGATACCAAAAATGACCCCAATAAATTAGATCAGGACTTTACACCAGATGGTTTCAAGAAATGGTCGATGAAACGGTACAAACGCAAACTGTACAAATTGGCGAAGACCATTTCGGAAGTTGGCAATAAAAGTGCTACGACCCCACCTGTAATCATTGGTATCGCCGAGGTCGAAAACGATGGGGTCATCGAAGATCTTATCGGTGCAGAGCCGTTACGGGACATAGATTATGGGTATGTGCATTACGATAGTCCCGATGAGCGCGGTATCGATACGGCCTTACTTTACCACAAAGAATATTTCAGCGTATTGCACTCCGAGCCCATAACCTTGTATGTTAATAACCCCGATGGAGTTCGCGATACGACCCGCGATATTTTGTATGTGCACGGAACGTTGAACAAGGAGGAGGTTCATATTTTTGTCAATCATTGGCCTTCCCGGCGTGACGGGGAAATGGAAACAGACTATAAACGGATCAAGGCGGCGCAGACGATAAGTGAATTTATGCAACAATTGGAAACCCGTTATGAAATCCCGAACTATATTGTGCTGGGCGACTTTAACGATGACCCGCAATCGGAAAGCATACAACATTTGGTAAACGGTCGGGACTTGTATAACCCTATGGAAAAGTTGCACATTCCCGTGCAACGGGGTAGTGCCAACTACCAAAAAAGCTGGAGTTTATTCGACCAGATTATGGTTTCACACAGTTTTCTAAATCACGAGAAAGGCACACATAGTTTTGCACACGCCAACATTTTCGACGAAAAGTTCTTGATGGAGTTCAAAGGAAAATATAAGGGAACCCCCTATCGCACCTATGCCGGTCGTAAATATATAGGAGGGTATAGCGATCATTTTCCGGTGTATATTCAATTGAAGTTCAATACATAG
- the hflX gene encoding GTPase HflX: protein MIEKKSIEYEKSVLIGIINQEQSEAKVNEYLDELEFLTYTAGGEVYKRFVQRMNVPNPKTLIGSGKMLEVAAYVEEHEIGSVIFDDELTPAQQRNIEKQLRCKIIDRTSLILDIFAQRAQTSYSRTQVELAQYEYLLPRLTGLWTHLERQKGGIGMRGPGETEIETDRRIVRDRISLLKKKLLKIDRQMETQRGNRGAMVRVALVGYTNVGKSTLMNVVSKSDVFAENKLFATLDTTVRKVVIGNLPFLLSDTVGFIRKLPTQLVESFKSTLDEVREADLLLHVVDISHPQFEEHIDSVNKILAEIKSADKKTIMVFNKIDQYENETIDEDDLITERTSAHFTLEEWKNTWMQRVGNNALFISALNKENLDTFRKRVYDEVRDIHVTRFPYNNFLYPEHLDEF, encoded by the coding sequence ATGATAGAGAAGAAGTCCATCGAATATGAAAAGTCAGTGCTTATCGGTATCATCAACCAAGAGCAAAGCGAAGCCAAAGTGAACGAATACCTAGACGAGTTGGAGTTCCTTACCTATACGGCCGGTGGCGAAGTCTACAAACGTTTTGTGCAACGTATGAACGTGCCCAATCCGAAGACCCTTATCGGTAGTGGCAAGATGTTGGAAGTCGCGGCTTACGTAGAAGAGCATGAGATCGGTTCTGTAATTTTCGACGACGAGCTTACTCCTGCCCAACAACGAAATATTGAAAAACAGCTGCGTTGCAAGATCATCGACCGGACCAGTCTGATCCTCGATATTTTTGCACAGCGCGCCCAAACCAGCTATTCCCGTACCCAGGTTGAACTGGCGCAGTACGAGTACCTACTCCCTCGCCTTACCGGATTATGGACACACTTGGAACGGCAAAAAGGGGGTATCGGCATGCGCGGCCCGGGGGAAACCGAAATCGAGACCGATAGACGTATCGTTCGGGATCGTATCAGCCTCCTTAAAAAGAAACTCCTAAAGATAGATCGTCAAATGGAAACCCAACGCGGAAACCGCGGCGCGATGGTGCGTGTGGCTTTGGTAGGCTACACCAACGTAGGCAAATCCACCTTGATGAACGTAGTGAGCAAAAGTGACGTCTTTGCCGAAAACAAACTCTTCGCCACTTTGGATACGACGGTGCGAAAGGTCGTTATCGGCAACCTACCCTTTCTGTTGAGCGATACCGTAGGATTTATCAGAAAACTGCCCACACAACTGGTCGAAAGTTTTAAGAGTACGTTGGATGAGGTTAGGGAAGCAGATCTCTTGCTGCATGTGGTCGATATTTCACACCCACAGTTCGAGGAGCATATCGATTCGGTCAACAAAATATTGGCCGAAATCAAAAGTGCCGATAAGAAGACCATCATGGTCTTTAATAAAATAGATCAGTACGAGAATGAGACCATAGACGAAGACGACCTCATAACGGAAAGGACTAGTGCACACTTTACTCTTGAGGAATGGAAGAATACCTGGATGCAGCGTGTCGGCAACAATGCTCTGTTCATTTCTGCGTTGAACAAAGAGAACTTAGATACCTTTCGCAAACGGGTTTATGACGAGGTGCGCGACATACATGTAACCCGTTTCCCCTACAATAACTTTCTCTATCCCGAGCATTTAGACGAGTTTTAG
- a CDS encoding type II toxin-antitoxin system RelE/ParE family toxin: protein MLKSSYVISAKARGDIKSIAKYTIKEFGESQSLKYANGLKDILWELANNPELGRRYVAVKDKMLLRYRYKSHVVFYYIESKGIFIVRILGGRMDFPKHLK, encoded by the coding sequence ATGCTGAAAAGTAGTTATGTAATAAGTGCCAAGGCAAGAGGTGATATCAAGTCCATTGCCAAATACACGATTAAGGAATTTGGAGAGAGTCAATCTTTGAAATATGCGAACGGCCTTAAAGATATTTTATGGGAATTAGCAAATAATCCGGAGTTGGGTAGGAGATATGTCGCCGTCAAAGATAAAATGCTATTGCGGTACAGATACAAATCACATGTAGTTTTTTATTATATCGAAAGCAAAGGAATATTCATTGTTAGAATCCTTGGTGGTAGGATGGATTTTCCAAAACACCTTAAGTAA
- a CDS encoding type II toxin-antitoxin system ParD family antitoxin: MGVIRKSITFTEQQEAYVKSLIEQGFYTNDSEYVRDIIRKDQERRKRIVDLNEALIEGIESGPSDATVDSIWEEAINEHNAEK, from the coding sequence ATGGGAGTAATCCGAAAGTCAATCACGTTTACAGAACAACAGGAAGCTTATGTTAAAAGCTTAATCGAGCAGGGTTTTTATACGAACGACAGCGAATATGTCAGAGATATAATTCGGAAAGACCAAGAACGAAGAAAGCGTATTGTAGATTTGAACGAAGCGCTCATCGAGGGAATCGAAAGTGGCCCATCCGACGCCACGGTAGATAGTATTTGGGAGGAGGCCATAAATGAGCATAATGCTGAAAAGTAG
- a CDS encoding response regulator transcription factor, translating into MAHVLLAEDDFDFGSILKQYLEIHDHQVTWAKDGKEAFECFTKNDFDICVFDVMMPKMDGFTLAEKTVALNPEIPFVFLTAKKLKADRVTGLKLGADDYIVKPFEADILVLRLRNILKRTRRVQPKKEALVKIGAYAFDSINHKLQFRGQEQRLTEKETVLIQYLHQYKNSMIKREDLLKDVWGNDDFFSGRSMDVFISRLRKYFKQDASIAIESVRGVGLTFKIDPPKAS; encoded by the coding sequence ATGGCACACGTATTATTGGCGGAAGATGATTTTGATTTTGGGAGTATCCTAAAACAGTATTTAGAAATTCATGACCATCAGGTTACTTGGGCCAAAGATGGTAAGGAGGCGTTCGAATGTTTTACCAAAAATGATTTCGATATCTGTGTGTTCGATGTGATGATGCCCAAAATGGACGGATTTACCCTAGCTGAGAAAACGGTTGCCTTAAATCCGGAAATACCGTTCGTTTTTTTAACAGCAAAGAAATTGAAAGCGGACCGCGTAACGGGTTTAAAATTAGGGGCCGATGACTATATCGTAAAACCCTTTGAAGCCGATATACTGGTCCTACGATTACGGAATATTCTCAAACGCACTCGAAGGGTGCAACCTAAAAAGGAAGCGTTGGTGAAGATCGGTGCCTACGCATTCGATTCGATCAATCACAAACTGCAATTTAGGGGCCAAGAGCAGCGGTTGACCGAAAAAGAAACGGTCCTGATTCAGTATTTACATCAATATAAAAACAGCATGATAAAGCGCGAAGACCTCCTCAAAGACGTTTGGGGCAACGACGACTTCTTTTCCGGAAGAAGTATGGACGTATTTATAAGCCGACTTCGGAAATACTTTAAGCAAGATGCATCGATTGCCATAGAAAGTGTGCGCGGGGTAGGGCTAACATTTAAGATCGATCCCCCTAAAGCATCATAG
- a CDS encoding sensor histidine kinase, with translation MKQRINILIITAIVTLFALMGIQAYLIYNTYELKKKSFLNETKKALNKIDDATPDLLDLENLWAERLVELLVAYKYEDVSKENFVAQLTRTSDSIGSRYNVRYQQEVQKTALGYEVGFKKNLIGLVILDSVANDTVVPLNDGEKIRLVGGTFDDELGYQTKTTSWQSTFYEEKKGVPYDESRDFEFMVITENRMNISEWNRIVLGSMAGLLTASGILLLFVVGLFYYSIKNLIKQKKVAEVKTDFIDNITHELKTPLATLSIASKSLRKKEILENPEAFGKTVGIVERQNSRLQKLIDQVMTNSLGSEELVLNKEQVIDDTYFKNLIDDFSLSVQSQDLTIHQHIEPREILLRIDSFLFTTALFNILENAVKYGKESIAITLTTQLKNNHYEIIISDNGTGISAKDQKFIFDKFFRIAAGNIHNVKGLGLGLYYTKQVIDAHEGTISCKSEMNKGTIFTITIPVN, from the coding sequence ATGAAGCAACGCATAAACATTCTGATTATTACTGCGATTGTAACGCTTTTCGCGCTTATGGGTATACAGGCCTATCTAATTTACAATACCTATGAGTTAAAGAAAAAATCGTTCTTGAACGAAACCAAGAAAGCATTAAATAAAATCGATGATGCAACACCCGACCTTTTGGATTTGGAAAATCTCTGGGCCGAGCGGCTGGTGGAGTTACTCGTCGCTTACAAATACGAGGACGTGTCGAAGGAAAATTTTGTGGCGCAGCTTACGCGCACATCCGATTCTATAGGTAGTAGGTATAATGTGCGCTATCAACAGGAGGTACAAAAGACCGCCCTTGGGTACGAAGTCGGTTTTAAAAAGAACCTTATCGGTTTGGTTATTTTGGATAGCGTTGCAAACGATACGGTCGTCCCCTTGAACGATGGTGAAAAAATTCGGCTGGTCGGCGGTACTTTTGACGATGAACTAGGCTATCAGACGAAAACTACTAGTTGGCAGTCTACCTTTTATGAAGAAAAGAAGGGTGTGCCGTATGATGAATCCCGGGATTTCGAATTTATGGTCATCACCGAAAATCGAATGAATATTTCGGAATGGAATCGAATTGTTTTGGGCAGCATGGCGGGCTTATTAACGGCCTCTGGGATATTGTTACTCTTTGTGGTGGGTCTTTTCTATTATTCGATTAAAAATCTCATCAAACAGAAAAAAGTGGCCGAGGTAAAAACGGATTTTATAGATAACATCACCCACGAACTCAAAACCCCTTTGGCTACATTAAGCATTGCTTCTAAAAGTTTAAGAAAAAAGGAAATTTTAGAGAACCCGGAAGCATTTGGAAAGACCGTAGGAATAGTCGAGCGTCAAAATTCCAGATTGCAAAAGCTTATAGACCAAGTAATGACAAATAGCCTTGGTTCTGAAGAATTGGTCTTGAACAAGGAACAGGTAATAGATGATACCTACTTTAAAAATCTGATCGATGATTTTTCGCTCTCGGTACAGAGCCAAGACCTGACCATTCATCAACATATCGAACCTAGAGAAATTCTGCTGCGCATCGATTCATTTTTGTTCACCACTGCATTGTTCAATATTCTTGAAAATGCGGTGAAATACGGAAAAGAATCCATAGCAATAACCCTTACAACACAACTTAAGAACAATCATTACGAGATTATAATTTCGGATAATGGCACAGGCATTTCGGCAAAGGACCAAAAGTTCATTTTCGATAAATTCTTTCGTATCGCTGCCGGAAATATACATAACGTAAAAGGGCTGGGGTTGGGATTGTACTACACGAAACAGGTGATAGATGCCCATGAGGGAACTATTTCCTGTAAAAGTGAAATGAACAAGGGCACCATATTTACCATCACCATACCTGTAAACTGA
- a CDS encoding DUF3078 domain-containing protein, whose product MKKLAIAVCAMLAISATQAQTLDELKAEKAAKKDSIAAIQGRVDALQGQIDKFPGWKKGMFGTIGANFSGANNWYNQGTPNNSAGNVGITLNGFANLDKDKFFWRNSLNVNLQWVKIDNKDIDTDDDSFNGTTDVFNITSLYGYKLSKKFAISALGEYRTSVINNFNNPGYLDIGVGATWTPIENMVVVIHPLNYNFVFADEDSVFESSAGAKIVVDYTRQLGAVSFKTNFSTFQSYKSSDFSNWTWINSFGYTLWNGIGIGFEFGLRNNKQEELANALGQDPAITPTPTFDNIDVKTQSYYLIGLNYSF is encoded by the coding sequence ATGAAAAAATTAGCAATTGCAGTCTGTGCAATGTTGGCTATATCAGCGACACAAGCACAGACTTTAGACGAATTGAAAGCAGAGAAAGCAGCGAAAAAAGATTCAATCGCGGCTATTCAAGGGCGAGTAGATGCACTTCAAGGACAAATAGACAAATTCCCAGGCTGGAAAAAAGGGATGTTCGGTACTATCGGGGCAAATTTCTCTGGAGCGAACAACTGGTACAATCAAGGTACGCCGAATAACTCGGCCGGTAATGTAGGTATTACCTTGAACGGATTTGCCAATTTGGATAAGGATAAGTTCTTTTGGCGCAACTCGCTCAACGTAAATTTACAGTGGGTGAAAATCGACAATAAAGACATTGATACCGATGACGATAGTTTCAACGGAACAACCGATGTTTTCAACATCACCTCCTTATACGGCTATAAACTCAGTAAGAAGTTCGCGATTTCTGCTTTGGGTGAATATCGTACATCGGTTATCAATAATTTCAATAACCCCGGATATTTAGACATTGGGGTAGGTGCGACCTGGACGCCAATTGAAAATATGGTGGTTGTCATCCATCCGTTGAACTACAATTTCGTTTTCGCCGATGAGGATAGTGTTTTCGAATCTTCGGCAGGTGCGAAAATAGTTGTCGATTACACCCGCCAGTTGGGAGCGGTCAGCTTTAAAACCAACTTTTCTACTTTTCAGAGTTATAAGAGCAGCGATTTTTCAAACTGGACGTGGATCAACTCGTTCGGATACACTCTTTGGAACGGAATCGGAATCGGGTTTGAATTCGGTCTGCGGAACAACAAACAGGAAGAACTTGCCAACGCGCTTGGCCAAGATCCGGCCATTACACCTACACCCACCTTCGATAATATAGATGTGAAAACGCAAAGTTATTATTTGATAGGATTGAACTACTCGTTCTAG
- a CDS encoding DUF2480 family protein, translating to MSEEIVNRVAQSKLVTFDLEELYPEGERMLFDMKDWLFEGFILREKEFRAYAENHDWQQYTDAYVALKCSTDAILPGWAFMLLTSKLQPFAKKIVQGNLEQLETVIYQEMLQQLDLSVYKDKSVIIKGCSKKPVPPNAYLLITALLQPLVKSLMYGEACSSVPLFKRK from the coding sequence ATGTCGGAGGAAATTGTAAATAGAGTCGCTCAAAGCAAACTTGTGACTTTTGATTTGGAAGAGCTGTATCCGGAAGGGGAACGCATGCTTTTCGATATGAAGGATTGGCTGTTCGAGGGCTTTATTTTAAGGGAAAAGGAGTTTCGGGCGTATGCCGAAAATCATGATTGGCAGCAATACACCGATGCTTATGTAGCACTTAAGTGTTCAACCGATGCCATTCTTCCCGGATGGGCCTTTATGCTCTTAACAAGCAAACTACAGCCCTTCGCAAAAAAAATTGTACAGGGAAACCTGGAACAACTGGAAACGGTTATCTACCAAGAAATGCTACAGCAGTTGGATTTGTCGGTCTACAAAGACAAATCTGTCATCATTAAAGGATGTAGCAAAAAACCGGTTCCTCCCAATGCATATTTGTTAATAACCGCACTGTTACAACCGCTGGTAAAGAGTCTTATGTACGGTGAAGCATGCTCTTCTGTGCCACTGTTCAAAAGAAAATAA